In one Alnus glutinosa chromosome 14, dhAlnGlut1.1, whole genome shotgun sequence genomic region, the following are encoded:
- the LOC133857803 gene encoding flowering locus K homology domain-like produces the protein MYVRSHLAQPPSLCLSLCAKDFTDQSLYKTQMAGEDLNEHEAGDMPENSDPPQKEGSENDSKGVEGKKWPGWPGENVFRMLVPILKVGGIIGRKGEFIKKITEETKARIKILDGPPGTSERAVMVSAKEEPDLHISPAMDALLKVHKRLVDVDSDSAHATSGSVGTVITRILVADTQAGSLIGKQGSTIKSIQDASNCTIRVLGSEHLPTFALQDDSVVEIQGEPAGLHKAVELILNHLRKFLVDRSVVGVFETQMQMPNVRPNQNMPSHQSWGPPPPQGFPINAGAGPGFAPNPQYMQPSRQYDNYYPPAEMPPMNNQHMQGPPMYGRDSSVGLRSSSAQPQQPVVTKVTNHMQIPLLYADAVIGTSGANISYIRRASGASIAIQETRGVPGEMTVEINGSSSQIQTAQQLIQNFIAEAASSTQNPTGGSISQGYNDYPAHGPAYTSPQSTAGHAGHHPAPDYGLVYGNNYGY, from the exons ATGTACGTTCGCTCTCACCTTGCACAGCCTCCATCCCTCTGTCTCTCACTCTGCGCCAAAGATTTTACAGACCAATCTCTCT ACAAAACTCAAATGGCTGGCGAAGATTTAAATGAACATGAGGCAGGTGATATGCCTGAGAACTCTGATCCTCCACAGAAAGAAGGATCTGAGAATGATTCTAAAGGAGTTGAAGGAAAGAAGTGGCCTGGATGGCCTGGAGAGAATGTATTCAGGATGTTGGTTCCTATACTAAAGGTCGGTGGTATTATTGGTCGAAAGGGAGAATTCATTAAGAAAATCACTGAGGAGACGAAGGCTCGGATTAAAATTCTTGATGGTCCTCCTGGGACCTCAGAAAGAGCA GTGATGGTTTCTGCTAAAGAAGAGCCGGATCTTCATATTTCTCCTGCCATGGATGCTTTACTAAAAGTTCATAAACGTCTTGTTGATGTAGACTCTGACTCTGCTCATGCTACATCTGGTTCAGTGGGCACGGTTATCACAAGAATTCTAGTGGCAGATACCCAGGCAGGAAGCCTAATTGGGAAGCAGGGTTCCACTATAAAGTCTATTCAAGATGCTTCTAATTGTACTATTCGGGTTCTTGGTTCAG AACACCTGCCGACTTTTGCTTTGCAAGATGATAGTGTTGTTGAGATACAAGGGGAACCTGCTGGTTTGCACAAAGCAGTTGAACTCATTTTGAATCATCTCCGGAAATTCTTGGTTGACCGCAGTGTTGTTGGAGTATTTGAAACGCAA ATGCAAATGCCAAATGTTCGACCAAATCAGAACATGCCCTCACACCAATCCTGGggccctcctcctcctcaaggTTTTCCAATTAATGCTGGTGCTGGACCTGGTTTTGCACCTAATCCTCAATACATGCAGCCTTCACGTCAATATGACAATTATTACCCTCCTGCTGAGATGCCACCTATGAACAATCAGCATATGCAGGGTCCTCCTATGTATGGAAGGGACTCTTCTGTGGGGCTTCGTTCATCTAGTGCGCAGCCACAACAGCCAGTGGTCACGAAG GTTACAAACCACATGCAAATTCCTCTATTATATGCAGATGCTGTTATTGGGACATCCGGTGCAAATATAAGTTACATACGTCGTGCAAGTGGGGCAAGTATCGCAATACAGGAAACAAGGGGTGTGCCCGGGGAGATGACTGTTGAAATAAATGGATCTTCTTCTCAAATACAAACAGCTCAGCAGTTAATACAG AATTTCATTGCTGAAGCTGCAAGCTCAACACAGAACCCAACAGGAGGATCAATCAGCCAGGGCTATAATGATTATCCAGCGCATGGTCCTGCATATACATCTCCGCAGTCCACAGCGGGACACGCAGGCCACCATCCTGCCCCCGACTATGGTTTGGTCTATGGCAATAACTACGGTTATTGA
- the LOC133857910 gene encoding U3 small nucleolar RNA-associated protein 18 homolog yields the protein MSLISQKILPKSRANKTKRVDADEPSFLPGNEDTENGDLDVLRVNKRKKERKEEDEKLVIEQEREMKKLENSLFGSLYSPVEFGKEDEGIQDRGEKGSALFFMDRSANSMLSVYEEDGEFSERSNDKETKQRKPVWADEEEQKTKINIAQVNRLRKLRKEEDESLISGSEYVSRLRAQHAKLNPRTEWAQFDSRAKHDSSFDDESSDEENGAVVARGFKDVEVVEDILRTNEDLVVKSSTKLLPGLLEYSRLVDANVEDPSKGPINSVHFHRNAQLLLVAGLDRGLRFFQIDGKRNTKIQSIFLDDCPVRKATFLPNGSQVIIAGRRKFFYCFDLVKAKVDKIGPLVGKEEKSLELFEVSPDSSTIAFVGNEGYILLVSTKTKELIGTLKMNGTVRSLAFADDGQQLLSSGGDGQVYHWDLRTRACFHKGTDEGCMNGTALCTSPNGKLFAAGSDSGIVNIYNREEFLGGKRKPIKTIENLTTKVDFLKFNNDAQILAISSSMKKNSLKLIHVPSFTVFSNWPPLNKSLHYPRCLDFSPGGGFMAMGNAGGKVLLYKLHHYLHA from the coding sequence ATGAGTTTAATATCTCAAAAGATTCTCCCTAAAAGTAGAGCCAACAAGACAAAAAGGGTGGATGCTGATGAGCCTTCATTTCTGCCAGGGAATGAAGACACTGAAAATGGAGATTTGGATGTTTTAAGGGTgaataagagaaagaaagagcgCAAGGAAGAGGATGAGAAGCTGGTAATTGagcaagaaagagaaatgaagaagCTGGAGAACTCTTTGTTTGGTTCTCTATATTCCCCTGTTGAGTTTGGGAAGGAAGATGAGGGCATTCAAGACAGAGGTGAGAAAGGTTCTGCTTTGTTTTTCATGGACCGTTCTGCAAATAGTATGCTCTCTGTTTATGAAGAGGATGGAGAATTCTCAGAAAGAAGTAATGATAAGGAAACTAAGCAAAGAAAACCTGTCTGGGCAGATGAGGAAGagcaaaaaaccaaaataaatattgcTCAAGTTAACAGATTAAGGAAACTGAGGAAGGAAGAGGATGAGAGTTTAATTTCTGGTTCAGAGTATGTATCAAGATTGAGGGCCCAACATGCTAAGCTGAACCCCAGAACAGAGTGGGCCCAATTCGATTCACGGGCAAAGCATGATTCATCTTTTGATGATGAATCATCGGATGAAGAAAATGGGGCAGTAGTGGCCCGTGGTTTCAAGGATGTTGAAGTTGTTGAAGATATTCTTCGAACAAATGAAGACCTTGTTGTGAAAAGCAGTACAAAATTGTTGCCTGGACTTCTTGAATACTCAAGACTTGTAGATGCAAATGTAGAGGATCCTTCTAAGGGTCCAATAAATTCAGTTCACTTCCATCGAAATGCTCAATTGCTACTTGTTGCAGGATTGGATCGTGGGCTcagattttttcaaattgatgGCAAACGCAAtaccaagatacaaagtatctTCCTTGATGATTGCCCCGTTCGAAAGGCAACTTTCTTGCCTAATGGGTCTCAGGTTATTATAGCAGGAAGGAGAAAGTTCTTCTACTGCTTCGATTTAGTAAAAGCAAAAGTCGATAAAATAGGTCCCCTGGTTGGCAAGGAGGAGAAAAGCTTGGAACTCTTTGAGGTTTCCCCTGATTCTAGTACGATTGCCTTCGTGGGAAATGAAGGTTATATCTTGCTGGTTTCTACCAAAACGAAGGAACTGATAGGGACACTAAAGATGAATGGGACAGTTCGGTCTTTAGCTTTTGCTGATGATGGGCAGCAATTATTGAGCTCTGGTGGTGATGGCCAGGTGTACCACTGGGATTTGCGAACGAGGGCTTGCTTCCATAAGGGTACAGATGAAGGTTGCATGAATGGTACGGCTCTCTGCACCTCCCCAAATGGCAAACTATTTGCAGCCGGTTCAGACAGTGGGATTGTTAATATTTATAACAGAGAGGAGTTCTTAGGGGGCAAGAGAAAACCTATCAAGACCATAGAAAATCTAACCACCAAAgtggattttctgaaatttaataATGATGCTCAAATATTGGCTATTTCTTCTAGCATGAAGAAGAACAGTTTAAAGTTGATCCATGTCCCGTCATTTACTGTGTTCTCGAACTGGCCTCCACTTAACAAGTCCCTACATTATCCACGCTGTTTGGATTTCAGTCCCGGCGGTGGTTTCATGGCCATGGGAAATGCTGGCGGAAAAGTGTTGTTGTACAAGTTGCATCACTACCTTCATGCATAG
- the LOC133857708 gene encoding uncharacterized protein LOC133857708 has translation MIVAETKTIHPQDHSSIAMTNPNPPPTASRVSAKTIHKAVKALLKWRNSKSETEKPQLLEHEEYFYLILTLKKIPSKSRMNPHKILLPHALHPPNLSQELCLIVDDRPHSNLNKASAKSKIESDQIPISKVLKLSKLKSDYRPFEAKRKLCDSYDMFFTDKRIVPLLPGLLGKHFYKKKKIPVPVDLRHKNWKEQIEKAYSSALLFLKTGTCSVVKVARVSMEEEEIVENVVAAINGIAEIVPRKWVGVRSLHLKLLESLALPLYQAVPDVRLRIEGVKEEEERGEGEKVGEDEGKKGKRVGKKRGRIHEVRYMDGIGGEVFDEDEMGTDVIEGGDVGEGEDSENGKMGSGELGSKKRKKGDKAEERVSRESKRVKKPGKLKNKDGLTYKRDGSLAAKGKKEDGIKKRKVGLPVEDGESGGKKEKKSGLLKLKSGETKVKANKSKKAVE, from the coding sequence ATGATAGTGGCTGAAACCAAGACCATTCATCCCCAAGACCATTCCTCCATCGCAATGACCAATCCAAACCCACCTCCAACAGCCTCCAGGGTCAGCGCCAAGACCATTCACAAAGCCGTGAAGGCACTCCTGAAGTGGAGAAACTCCAAGTCGGAGACCGAAAAGCCCCAGCTACTAGAACATGAGGAATACTTCTACCTCATACTCACCCTCAAGAAAATCCCTTCCAAGTCTCGCATGAACCCACACAAGATCCTACTCCCACACGCCCTCCACCCCCCCAACCTCTCCCAAGAGCTCTGCCTCATTGTTGACGACCGCCCCCACTCCAATCTCAACAAAGCCTCCGCCAAATCCAAGATCGAATCCGACCAAATACCCATCTCCAAAGTCCTCAAGTTGTCCAAGCTCAAATCGGACTATCGCCCATTTGAGGCCAAGAGGAAGCTCTGTGATTCATATGACATGTTCTTTACGGACAAGCGGATTGTGCCGCTCTTACCTGGGTTGTTGGGGAAGCACTtttataagaagaagaagattccgGTGCCGGTGGACTTGAGGCACAAGAATTGGAAGGAGCAGATTGAGAAGGCCTACTCTTCAGCCCTGTTGTTCTTGAAGACAGGGACTTGTAGTGTGGTGAAGGTGGCTAGGGTGAgtatggaggaggaggagattgTGGAGAATGTGGTGGCTGCGATCAATGGGATTGCGGAGATTGTGCCCCGGAAGTGGGTGGGTGTGAGATCGTTGCATCTGAAGCTGCTGGAGTCATTGGCATTGCCACTGTACCAGGCGGTGCCGGATGTGAGGTTGAGGATTGAGGGAGtgaaggaggaggaagagaggGGAGAGGGTGAAAAGGTTGGTGAGGATGAGGGGAAGAAGGGTAAGAGAGTGGGGAAGAAGAGGGGGAGGATTCATGAAGTGAGGTACATGGACGGGATTGGAGGTGAGGTGTTTGACGAAGATGAAATGGGCACCGATGTGATTGAAGGCGGGGATGTTGGTGAAGGTGAGGATAGTGAGAATGGTAAAATGGGTAGTGGTGAATTGGGGAGTAAGAAGAGGAAAAAGGGAGATAAGGCTGAAGAAAGGGTTTCTAGGGAGTCAAAACGCGTGAAGAAGCCGGGTAAGTTGAAGAATAAAGATGGTCTAACATATAAGAGAGATGGGTCGCTGGCTGCtaagggaaagaaggaagatggtattaagaaaagaaaggtCGGGTTGCCTGTTGAAGATGGGGAGTCTGGTGgtaagaaggagaagaagagtgGGCTGTTGAAGTTGAAGAGTGGAGAAACAAAGGTGAAGGCTAATAAAAGCAAGAAAGCAGTGGAATAA
- the LOC133857794 gene encoding uncharacterized protein LOC133857794 — protein MANNNLILGQKRDLSLMPDQHFALGQHHNVILSRSHNFGSGQTHDHGLDIGPTHDHGLALGPTHEHRMALEHTHVENFGEYDLELDGDKDSEADQEHADVDNHNNELSLTAQDHDLDLSDNHELAVVENHDLHESLDLALDQNQEMSIVSGSDMQQPLLVSPPFPQSRALVLDSNDKLTVGQEFPDVHSCRRALRDAAIALRFEMQTIKSDKTRFTAKCSSEGCPWRIHAAKLPGVPTFTIRTIHKPHTCGGITHLGHQQASVQWVAESVEQRLRENPNYKPKEILEEIHRIHGIALTYKQAWRGRERIMAAVRGSFEEDYRRLPQYCDQIRMTNPGSIAFVYGNPVDNCFQRLFVSFQASIYGFLNACRPLIGLDRTPLKSKYLGTLLLATGFDGDGALFPLAFGVVDEENDDNWMWFLSELHNLLETNAENMPRLTILSDRQNGVMDGVEGTFPTAFHGFCMHHLSDSFRKEFNSAVLVNLLWEAAHALTIIEFEAKILEIEEISQEAAYWIRRIPPRLWATAYFEGTRFGHLTANVAEYLTTWMAEASALPIIQMMEYVRRQLMTWFNERREASMQWTSILVPSAERRVSEAIECAHNYQVLRANEAEFEVISHEGSHIVDIRTRCCSCRGWQLCGLPCAHSVAALLSCRQNVHRFTESCFTVANYRKAYSLTIHPIPDKALWKEMSSEAIDDDGNKDTDVIINPPKSLRPPGRPRKRRVRAEDSGRAKRVVHCSRCNQTGHFRTTCTAPI, from the coding sequence atggcCAACAACAACTTGATTCTTGGTCAAAAGCGGGATTTATCATTGATGCCGGATCAACATTTTGCACTAGGGCAGCATCACAATGTGATTCTGAGTCGTAGTCATAATTTTGGATCAGGGCAGACTCATGATCATGGTTTGGATATAGGACCTACCCATGATCATGGACTAGCTCTTGGCCCGACACATGAACATAGAATGGCTCTTGAACATACACATGTTGAGAATTTTGGTGAATATGATTTAGAGTTGGATGGAGATAAGGATTCCGAAGCTGATCAAGAGCATGCTGATGTTGACAACCATAATAATGAATTGTCTCTTACTGCTCAGGATCATGACTTAGACTTATCCGATAATCATGAATTGGCTGTTGTAGAGAACCATGATCTTCATGAGAGCTTAGATCTAGCTTTGGACCAGAATCAGGAAATGAGTATTGTATCTGGCTCAGATATGCAGCAGCCTCTACTGGTTAGTCCTCCTTTCCCTCAGTCCCGAGCCTTAGTGCTAGATTCTAATGATAAACTGACTGTTGGGCAAGAGTTTCCTGATGTCCATAGCTGCCGAAGGGCACTGAGGGATGCAGCCATTGCCCTTCGCTTTGAGATGCAGACAATCAAGTCTGACAAGACTCGTTTCACTGCCAAATGTTCAAGTGAGGGATGCCCTTGGCGAATTCATGCTGCGAAGCTTCCAGGTGTTCCTACTTTCACAATTAGGACCATTCATAAGCCACATACCTGTGGTGGAATCACCCATCTTGGTCATCAACAAGCCTCAGTCCAGTGGGTTGCAGAGTCTGTGGAACAACGCCTGAGGGAAAATCCTAACTACAAACCAAAGGAGATATTAGAAGAGATCCACAGGATCCATGGGATTGCATTAACGTATAAGCAAGCATGGAGGGGAAGGGAACGAATCATGGCTGCAGTCCGTGGGTCATTTGAGGAAGATTATCGTCGGCTTCCACAGTATTGTGACCAGATCAGAATGACAAATCCAGGAAGTATCGCGTTTGTCTATGGAAATCCTGTTGACAACTGTTTCCAACGActctttgtttcatttcaagcaTCCATTTATGGGTTTCTAAATGCATGCCGACCTCTTATAGGTCTTGATAGGACTCCTCTGAAAAGCAAGTATCTTGGGACGCTGCTTTTGGCTACTGGTTTTGATGGAGATGGTGCTTTGTTTCCTTTGGCATTTGGTGTGGTTGACGAGGAAAATGATGATAACTGGATGTGGTTCCTTTCCGAGCTGCATAACCTGCTTGAAACTAATGCAGAGAACATGCCAAGGCTTACAATTTTGTCTGATAGGCAGAACGGAGTCATGGATGGAGTAGAGGGAACCTTCCCAACCGCATTTCATGGGTTTTGCATGCATCATCTTAGTGACAGTTTCCGGAAGGAATTCAACAGTGCTGTTCTTGTCAACCTTCTTTGGGAGGCTGCACATGCTCTCACTATCATCGAATTCGAAGCAAAAATCCTTGAGATTGAAGAGATATCACAGGAAGCTGCTTACTGGATTCGACGGATTCCACCTCGCCTGTGGGCCACAGCATATTTTGAGGGAACAAGGTTTGGGCATCTCACAGCTAATGTAGCTGAATATTTGACAACTTGGATGGCTGAAGCTTCTGCGCTTCCAATAATTCAAATGATGGAGTATGTACGTCGGCAGCTGATGACTTGGTTCAATGAGCGTCGTGAAGCAAGCATGCAGTGGACCAGTATTCTTGTTCCTTCTGCCGAAAGGCGTGTGTCAGAGGCTATTGAGTGTGCGCATAACTACCAAGTGCTCCGAGCAAATGAAGCTGAATTTGAAGTCATATCCCATGAAGGATCACATATAGTGGACATCCGCACCCGGTGCTGTTCGTGTCGTGGATGGCAGCTCTGTGGGCTGCCCTGTGCTCATTCCGTGGCGGCTCTTCTCTCTTGCAGGCAGAATGTTCATCGGTTTACTGAAAGTTGTTTCACTGTGGCAAATTATCGCAAGGCATATTCACTAACGATACACCCAATTCCAGATAAAGCCCTTTGGAAGGAGATGTCATCAGAGGCAATTGACGACGACGGTAATAAAGACACTGATGTTATCATAAATCCTCCAAAGTCACTTCGGCCACCCGGACGTCCAAGAAAAAGACGAGTCCGCGCAGAAGATAGTGGTCGCGCGAAACGGGTTGTGCATTGCAGCCGCTGCAATCAGACTGGCCATTTCCGAACAACATGTACAGCACCTATATAG